From Alloacidobacterium dinghuense:
TCTATCTCAGCGGAACTTCGCTCATCGAGATGCCGAATGGCAGCACGCCGGCCACTGTGGCAACGGTGGCGTCTGGAAGCGAAGCGCTGGCCTTTGGCCCGGCATTGAGTGGTACACGCAGGCTCTACATATTAGCTCAAAGTGCGGGTACTTACAGCGTTACGCTCTACAGCTATCCGGAAACAGGCAGGGGAACCTATGACGCGAAGCCGCTCGTCGGCTTCCTGCCGGCAATTGCAGGTGGAAGCATCCAGAGCTTTGCTGTCGATCCTCACAACAACGCAGTCATTGTGAATAACAGCGGCGGGACCGCTCAAATCATCATCGGCAGAAACGGAGAGGGCACACCAAGCGACTTCGAGCAGACGATTTATACCAGCCAGGTTCCCACCACAACCATTGCAGAGGACCCAAACGGCAGCATCTATTTCCTGGACGCGACTGGCCTGGAGCAGATCCAGCTCGGGGCCGTAAACTTCGGAAGCGAGCACTTCGGGGCCATCATTCCGATAACCGACGAATTGGTTTTGAATTTTGGTGCGCCTCTCAACGTCACTTATGTTGCTTCCTATCCGACAGGAGAGTTTGACGCTCCAGACTTCGATGCCTCTCCCATGTATGAGCAAACTCCGCCTCAGGTCTACCTCGTACTGTTTCCATCTGATACCGGATTATTGACCGGCGCCCTCAAGCTTACCGACCAAAACAACAAAACCTTGACCATACCGCTGTATGGAACCGGTCTTACTCCATGGACTGCTTACTACACTCCCGCTCCTGACATTCGCCACCAGACTCCGAGCACTTTCAAGCCCGTAGCGATTTCGCCGGATGGAAAGTATGTGCTCGATGCCGCCAGCAGTACCTTCACCTATGGTGGCGGGGTAATCCATGGCCTCAAGAACCCGCGCGGACTTGCGGTAGACGCGATTGGAGACGTCTTCATCACTCAGATCGGGGTTCCAGGCGTGTTACGTGGCGGCGCTGACGGTACCGTCACGCAGATCGCCACCGACATCACCAATCCCCTGGCTGTTGCGGTCGATGGCCCAGGCAATCTGTACATCACCAACGGCGACGACATTGTCCGCGTCGCACCCGATGGTTCAGAGTCGATTTTCGCCACACCGGCGACCAATGGCGGCGACAAGTCGGCCCTTTGCCTTGCAGTGGACTACGAAAACAATCTTTATGCAGGGTATGCTTCCACTGAATTGAATCCAAGCAGGGGCGCCATTATCAAAATCTCTCCCGCTGGGGTAGTGACTGGAGTTGGTTCGAACGCGCTTCAACCAGTTGCGTTAGCTGCCAACCACGGGCCAGCGCTCTTTTTCACCGATGCAACACGAGGAACCGTATCTGTACTCGATGGTTTGAAGGGTGAAAAGTCACTCGCATTTGGATTCCAGAGTCCGCTCGGTCTCGCTACCGATACCGAGGGCAATGTGACAGTAGCCGACAGTGTACTCGGCCATCTCATCACCATCGGCAGCGGTCAATCCGGTTACAACATCAATTTCGGCAAGGTTGCTTTGGGTGAAACTGCTACCTACCCACTGTCCATCGTAGCTGTTGGATCAGACACGGGCCAATCCGGAGGTGAACTGCTGACCCCGCAGAATGGATTCGACATACCGTTCAACCCAAGCTTCAGCCCGAACCAGCCAACAGGTTATGGTGGGCCTATGATCTCCGAGCTCAAATTTACATTCACGCCGACCGCTCTGGGCACACAGTCAACCCAGCTGGTGGGCTATGACGACGACGAAAACAGGAACCATGATGGCTATAATGTCGGGCCAACCTTCAACTTGACAGGAACCGGGGTTCCAGCCGCGGATCCAGCAGGCTTCTCCCTCACGACAGTGCCTTGACCGGTCAGAGGTGAGCCACTTGCTTTTGCAACAAAAACGGAAGTTACCGGATTACTTCCGTATCGCCGATAATCCGACCATAGAGTAATTCGGAATGTATGGTCCGCCGCCGTATTGCTAGCGAAAAGATGAGGAAGACAGAATTGGTCTGCGCGAATGTATCCGGCCTTTGTTGGAGTAGCGAACTCCTGGCCTGAATGGAATGCGCTGCGGCCTCGTCCTTTTTAGTAACGCTGCCTTTGGAGGGATTTTCCGAATAAGTTCCATGGAACGCCTCCTCTGTTCACCTCTACACCCACCGGGGGCTTAAGCGGCGGACCATGCAGTAGTAATAGGTGAAACTTCCGATAGCGGACTACACACCAAATACCCGAACGGCACATGAGCCGAACGTTTCTAAATGCAGGTGAGGATTGCAGCCAAGTACCCTTCATTCATCAGAAAATATTGTGTGCAGAAACTTACGCCGTACCTTCAACGTTTCAGCATTCAAGGAGATCTCCGCTTGAATCGAGCTTTGTGTGTAGCAGTTCTCGCTTTGTTGGTGATGATTGCAACTTCGGGTGCGCAGCAACCAGCTATCACTCGGCCCGACGGGCGCAACATTACGTCCGCGCAGATCGATTCGACCGTGAACCGACTGATCCAGGCGGCGCATGTCACGGGCGCCGGCATCGCGCTCTTCCATGATGGCAAGGTGGTTTACCTCGAGGCCTACGGCGTGCGCGACGCTGAAAAGAATCTCCCGCTTATGCCCGACTCAGTGATGACGGCCGCTTCGCTTACAAAGTCGGCCTTTGCGACTGTCGTCATGCGCCTTGTCCAACACGGTACGCTCAATCTTGATAAGCCGATTGAGGAATATCTCGGCAAGCCCCTTGGCGATTTCGACCCTTACACCGACCTTAAAGGCGATCCGCGCACGGCTAAGCTCACACTACGCATCCTGCTCGACCACACTACCGGCTTCGCCAACTTCCGCGGTCTAGAGGACGATCACAAGCTACATATCCATTACGATCCCGGCACGCACTACGGCTACTCCGGCGAGGGCATTAACCTCGCGCAATTCGTCATTGAAAAAGTGACCGGAAAGTCTACTACCGAACTGATGCAGGAAGAGCTTTACGGTCCGCTCAAGATGTCGCGCAGCAGCATGATCTGGCTGCCACGCTTCGAATCCGATTTTGCCAACGGGTACGACGAGTACGGTCGTTCGCTCGGCCCCGAGCGCCGTACGAAGCCCAACGCCGCAGGCTCGATGCAGACCACGCCGCGCGACTATGCTACGTTCCTGAGCGCACTGATGCGCGGCGAGGTGCTCAGCAGCGAAGCGCGAGAGAGGATGCTGAGCCCGCAGATCCGCATTCACTCCGCGCAGCAGTTCCCTTCGCTCAACACCGACACAACAACCGCATACGATTCCATCCAGCTCAGCTACGGTGTCGGCTGGGGACTTTACAAGTCGCCTTACGGGCCAGCGTTTTTCAAGGAAGGCCATGATGAAGGCTGGCGCAATCTTGCGCTGTGCTTCTTGAACGGCGACGGCATGCTGGTGATGACTAACAGTTCGAACGGCGAGGGCATCTTCAAGCCACTGGTCGAGGCTTTGCTGGGCGGGACCGGCTTTCCCTTCGACTGGGACGGCTACACGCCCTATGACAAGCTGCCTCCGCTGCCCAAGCTGAAGGAGCACAAGCGCGTCACGTTGACGGCCGATCACCTTAATCGGCTCGTTGGCAAATACGCATTCAGCGCCGATATTGTCCTCACCGTCACGCTCGAGAATGGCCGCCTCTTCATCCGCGAGAATGACGAGGAAAAGCAGGAGTATTTCGCCGAAAGCCCAAACGACTTCTACTCCGCCACCTCGACTGACGAGTGCAGCTTCAAGCCCGAGACCGGCCCGGCACAGGTGCTTGTCCTTCACCTCGACAACGGCCAGAACCCCGCACTCAAACGCGTGCCGTAAGAGGCGAGGACCGCTGGAGAGGTAACCTCAATAGTCTGACGGCTCTGTCTCACGAGAGGGGCTACCCTCGCAGGCAAGTCTTCCCGGTGGGGTTTCGTCGTGAAACCCATCTGACCACTCACGCATACTGAGTGGTTAACCGGCTAGCCGGAAGTTGTCCAAAAACCGGGTTACTTCCTAATTGTCGACAACCCGGCCGTGACGATGAAAATGCTTCCTCCGGGCCGAGCGTTAACCGTATTTGACGGTGGTGCTCTGTCCGACCTCGATAAGATAACCGTCAGGATCGCGGATGTAGCAGCGCCACTCGCCGTACTTCTCCAACGGCTCCGTGATGAACTCCGCTCCTCGACTCTTCCATAACTCATAACACGCTTGAATATCCGCAACCCGGAAATTCATAAAACTGTTGATGTGATTCGGGTCGGGAACGCTGAGCGTTACCGCCGGCTTATCCGGGGTCGGCCCGCCTCCAACGTTCAGAATCATCCAGATATTCGCAAGCTGAAGGTACCCAGGCGCGTTGCCGTCACCCAGGCTCAGAATGCGAGCGCCGAAGACCTTTTCGTAGTAGCGAGCCGATCGCTCGATGTCGGCGACGGTGAGAAAATACGCGATGCTGATTCCCTCTCGCGGGGGCATCTCATAGCTCTTCTGCTCGATTTGTACGCTGCTCATTGACGACTCCAATTCCGATAAACAGTGTTCATCCGCTGATTCTGGTTCTTTCGTATTTCATACCTGCTGCCGATTAAGCCTGACGAGGAGAGGCAAAACAATTGGATCAAGTATCGCGCGATACTTTGGTATCGTTTGCAACCAGTTGTCCGAAAAGGCCGTTTGTCAGGACGAATCGGATACCATTGCTCTTCACGGAGAATCCAATGCGAAAGAACAATATCAGGATCAAGGCTTTAGCATTTGTTGTTCCGATCTTTTCGTCTTGGCTGGCCTGTGCACAAACGCAGGTTGAAAAGGCTCCTTATCCGGTCATGGCTCCTCTCGATCAGTATTTGATTGCGGATGAGAATGCTGAGATCGCGCTGGCTCGGAGTGCCGCTCCAGCATCGATTTCCAATGCAGCCGAAGTGATGGTGCTGCGACGGGACGGCTATACCACTGCCGTGAAAGGCACGAATGGCTTTGTCTGCATTGTCGAGCGATCATGGGCTAACACGACCGATGATCCACAGTTCTGGAATCCCAAAGTACGCGCCCCTCATTGCTTCAATCCACCCGCCGCAAGGACTTTTCTGCCCTTCTTTCTGATGAAGAGCAAACTTGTGCTGGCAGGAAAATCGAAGGCGGAGATCGCAGCGGCCATCGCGTCGGCGCTGGATAAGAAGGAGTTGCCGCCGCTTGCGCCTGAGACGATGGTCTACATGATGTCGAAGCAGCAGTATCTAAAC
This genomic window contains:
- a CDS encoding serine hydrolase gives rise to the protein MNRALCVAVLALLVMIATSGAQQPAITRPDGRNITSAQIDSTVNRLIQAAHVTGAGIALFHDGKVVYLEAYGVRDAEKNLPLMPDSVMTAASLTKSAFATVVMRLVQHGTLNLDKPIEEYLGKPLGDFDPYTDLKGDPRTAKLTLRILLDHTTGFANFRGLEDDHKLHIHYDPGTHYGYSGEGINLAQFVIEKVTGKSTTELMQEELYGPLKMSRSSMIWLPRFESDFANGYDEYGRSLGPERRTKPNAAGSMQTTPRDYATFLSALMRGEVLSSEARERMLSPQIRIHSAQQFPSLNTDTTTAYDSIQLSYGVGWGLYKSPYGPAFFKEGHDEGWRNLALCFLNGDGMLVMTNSSNGEGIFKPLVEALLGGTGFPFDWDGYTPYDKLPPLPKLKEHKRVTLTADHLNRLVGKYAFSADIVLTVTLENGRLFIRENDEEKQEYFAESPNDFYSATSTDECSFKPETGPAQVLVLHLDNGQNPALKRVP
- a CDS encoding VOC family protein; protein product: MSSVQIEQKSYEMPPREGISIAYFLTVADIERSARYYEKVFGARILSLGDGNAPGYLQLANIWMILNVGGGPTPDKPAVTLSVPDPNHINSFMNFRVADIQACYELWKSRGAEFITEPLEKYGEWRCYIRDPDGYLIEVGQSTTVKYG